The genomic stretch TTCCAAATGACAGCAATAGCTGGACACCTGAAACGCTGAAACTAGGCTTTGTTCAGGCCAATAGTTAAGAAAACAATTTGGGCCAATAGCTGGGAAGTGGCCTGCCTTTGTGTTGGGGTTACTATGAGAGTGGCCATAAAAGGAAGGTGGGGGGGCCCATCTGTAATTTGTGAGTAATGTACTGTCCAGGCAAAGATATATGTTCCCCTAAAATCGTTTAGCCTCAGtttggtttttttcccccttgatTTGAGCAAAACAAGCCCTGAATTCACCGAGGCGCCTCTtacaaatggctaccagcggcCGCCAGCCGACAGAGAGATTGAAGGTGCAACAGCACATACTCTGTGAATGCAGGACTGTCTCAGATGGAAAGCCGCATGCAATGAGACCGTGAAACATGAGGTACATCTCCTGATAGCTTCTCGGTCTACCCAGGAAGGCGTATGGATTCTCCACCCCCAGGCTTAGCAGTAAAAAAATATCCATACAGAAGAACCATCAGATCGATCAGTAAGTTCAGCCAGTTTAAGGTTCACGATGGTGATAGTAGGCATGTGTAGCAAGACAGAACTCCATGGCGAGGTTCCAAGGATGGTTTTTGGCACCTTCTTGGAGGCCAAGATGGAGACCCTGGCCATCGCTCTGTGCTGAGCGCCCTTTCCATGGATTCTCTGTCAGTGCGGAGGTGTCTCTCACAGGCCTCAGCTCGGATTTCATATCACTGCCTTTCCTTTTGTTCAGGACGTCTTTACGATGTTTTTTTGGTCCGGGCTGACGCCTTTCAGGCAGGTTGAGGAACTCAACCTGAAGGGTGTGTGCAGTTCTCCGCTTCCTCTCTGTAAAGCTACCCTACAGTTCAGGCTTTCAGAGACCTTTTACTGGACAATAGTTACTACCTGGTTCTGCATACAGCATCTTCCCGTCATCCGAACATCCACAGGAACCTCTGCTTCTGTTATAAACCTGTAGTCACCTTCACATGTAGCATGAACGaatgaattaattaaaaaaactggAGAAGTTGAAATTGATGGGAAGCCTAATGCAACCTTTGACTGAACCACAGCCACCGTACGACACACAGGCCCtgcattttgtttatttatatccAAAGGGATTTTctgagacagtagggtcagtcagtccttggagccattggggttaagggtcttgcacaGAGActcaaatcactctgccaaccctaaGATTTGAACCGGCACCTTCCAATCGCAGGCTGATATACACACCTCCCTGCAGCcctgatccatggagatgtGCTTCCCTTTGGCATATCACAGTTCAAGTGGCTTCTTGTCCGGCCGGGGACAGGCTGGGGCCTGTCTGTGATGTTATTCCTCCATGTTTATACGAGCACCCGGGAAGCATACACCTGGGCCATCCCAGGTCGGAGAACCTCGCTCTTAAAAAACCCGGGCGATGAAAGACAGGAGCACGTCACTGCACGACATGCTGGGACGGACTGGgagtggggagaacaggagaacACCCCCCAGCAGAACCAGCAGGTGACTGGGAACGCCCCATCCATGCTGAGTGGCATGACACCCGCAAACCATGAGCGTCCTGTGACATCACACCGCTGAGCCCCGCGATCAGGCTCTGTCAGTCCTGTAGGCAACATCTTTTGAGGGGGTGCCGAGTTAGCAAGTCAGCTGTACTGGCAGCTAATTTCACGTTGTCATACATGCTGAGGGAGTGAATCTTGCcagaggagagaggagctggCAGACAAGTTAACCAGGGTGGGGTGTTCCGTAGTGCTGCTTCTTTGGGGATTTTCCACCATGGGGAAAACCTGTACTCAGTGATGATATTATTgtcctaaaataatattttatatattaatagCATATATTTTAATCCCCCcacaaaatgaattcagaatacTGACACGGATTCTAACACGGTACGATTGTCATTATTCCAATACAGGGTGGAAAATGATTATGAGATGACTTGTAATTATTTACTTTATTCATGCCTCCACACCCAAAGCCTCAGGCTGGCAGTCGCTCACACGCAGCCCGATCGAATCCCGTGCTCCGCTGCGTAGGTAGCTCCACCTGAAAAACGGGGAGAGAAATTATGTCAAACAATCAGCCGCATCAGTGTCAGATTCAAAGCGATTACTCATCGGCGCTGTTTTTTTTAAGGAAGGCCTAGTCTACTTGTATCGCAACCCTGATATGTGGCACAATTGTGTTTCAAACTTGAATCAAGTATAAGAAAGCAGTTTATTCAAAGCACCCCTCCAGCCAGCATGTACAGTCAGGCCTGAGCAAAGACCAGCAGTGCAACAGAATCACAGAACAAACACTGAACAATCACAGCAACACAGCCAACTGTATTAATGAGCAGACCTCAAGCTCATCTCAGTTCTGCTAGCAAGAGCAAGTTAGATAAGCAGAAGGTGAAACAATAGCAGACTGAGTTCATAGTTATTTCAGCAGCTGTAAAAAGATAAGGACTGAACTTATATTCTAATTAGCCTGGCTGCTTATTTTGCCTGCATTAAGGAATCCAATAGATACCGAGATATTAATATTTTGCCGGTATTAACAGAACATGGATgggtattttaaatatattcataTGGACGTTTTTATCAGTCCATATTGCTGGACAATGTATTGTTaaaaccagaaaaaaaatgaaacagtaCTACAGTGATCTTGAAAGTCGGGCGATTAAGCTGATCAGCCCAATTAAATTTTAGGAATTTATGTTCCCCATGGTCTCGGTGTGTGCAGTATTGAAAATAGAAACTTAAACATTGTGTTCAGCTCCGTTCCCAATCTGTAGCTCTCCATTTAAAGCAGGCCATGCGGGCCAGGTCCTAGCAATGGCTGTCTGCGGAGAGCTCATTCTCTTGTATTTGTGTGTTTACccacataatcaaatgctaaaCAAATAAGAGACTGCAGTCTGCAGCCTCTGTAGGGTTTACAGTGGCAGTAAATACGTTGGTTTATAGCCGTAACTGCTGCAGTAGATCCCAGCAGAATGGTTATTGTTGCAGTGGCTTCCTGTCGCCATAACGCTGGCGAAGCATGTGCCCCAGGGCTGCTCCCACGGTTGAATGTCGGCCTCCTTTGTCCACAGAACATAAGAGTACGCACCGTGAAGGGCCAGGAGTATCTCTGCCGCTCAGGAGCCAAGTTCTATGGAGCAATGGGAGAGAAATTCCTGCTGGTCGACTGTCAGACAGTGGTGTATGGATCATACAGGTAGTTACACTCACCCCTCGGGCTGCATGAGTCTCAAGCAGGATCTTATACCACACTGCCTGTCCTCTTCCTGCGTCCTCCTCTGCTGACCTCTCCTCATCTCCTACAGGAGCTCACACTGGATCTCCCCACCGCACTTCTCCTGATTTCCTACAGGAGCTCATGCTCTCTCTACACACCTAACTTCTCCTCATCTCCTGCTCATGATTTCCTCCCCTCCCCTTTCTGTATGTCCTACAGGAGCTTACACAAAATCTTCTGGTTTCCTTGTGTTGTTTTTTCCATTGTGTCCTCTTCTAGATCACTTCACACCTGTGACGTGATCTTCATTGACTTGAAGAGCTGTCGtaaacagactttttttttttactttttataacAAAACCTTAAATGAGGCATAGACTGTATGATGTACAGATCACAACTAGGTCCAAACTGTCGAACAATTGGGCAATGACTACTGAAATAAATTCAATCAATAATAAAATTCTTAAGTGGTTACAGTTGAGAGTAATAAAAAGGTTTGAGTCATTATAGACTGCCTGCTAGGACTTGTACGGAAATTAGGTGGTAGGCTGAAAGCTCAACTAATTCAGTAACAGAATTCTTCATTAAGAAAGAAACTGCATGACTTAAAGGTTACAGAAGTGTATGAAACGTTAGCCGCTTGTCATTGCTGTACTTACAACGGGAAAAGTGACTGTTGTGTTTCTCCTATCATACAGCTTCATGTGGTCCTACGAAAAAATCAACCTCAGCATGGTGCAGGTGATAACAGGGCAGCTGGTGGAGTCGTATGATGAGGAGTTCCGGATGCTTTATGCTCGTTCCTTAGTGCCGTCGGCCTTCGCCCCCCCAGAGGCTGTGATGCTCGAAGGCAAGCCGGACGGGGGCAAGCCATTGGTGAGCTATGGGGCCAAACATGGCCAACCCTTTGAGCGGAGAGACCAGCTGAGACACACACTGGACACCGTCTACATGAAAGCTTGTGGAAGTCAGGCCCGGCTCAAAAACGCTGCAGATGATTTAGATCAAGAACTGCATGACAAAGGGCTATTTAACCACCATGCACCCAACGGCCACATGATTCACCAGCGAATCGCTCAGCTTCAGGCCACAGACCACAACAACTTCCTCAAGAGACACAGTTACGCTGGAGAAAGGAATGAGACCTCGCATATCCCCAACCACTTGAACTATGGTGTGAGCCAGTGGAACGTAACCAGGGACTGTGGTCAATTTGGCATTACAGGGAGAAATGACTACCTCTCCAGGGCCTTGGAAAACCCTCTGCAGTCACGACTAAACCCGGGGAATTATATCCGGGGTAACAACATAAGGCAGTCATACCACGGGCATGACAAGCAAATGCTCTCCATGCAGCAGAACATGCCGTCCCTGGAGCGAACCAGCAAGTCTTTTCTACGCACCTGGCGGATAGAGTCCTACCTAAGCAATGAGGAACCGTCTATCAAGGATCCCAGTGACTACCTCGATTACGAGGGGCTAGACGGCAAGCCCAATCCCTACATGCATTCCCGGCTGAGATCTTCCCTTGTCTTCAAGTCCACCATCCCCGAGCAGCCGGAGTCTAACAGCTACACCACTAACTCACAGTCTTCCGGGCTTCATGGAGAGCAGCCTGGCCCCCTACCCAATACAAGCTTTCACCCCTCAAGGATTCTGACCACAATGGGGAACCGAGCGATGCCCAACGACTTCATTATGAAGAGGCGGAGCATTCAGATCCTAGATGATTCAAGGCATAACATGTACAATGGAAGCAATAATCCTAATTTTTCCAGCCTTGGTAGAGGCAAAGTAGGCATGACTGTCACAAACCCAGAGCTTTTCCAAGAAGAAAGATACAAGAGGTATAGCTTAGCTGACCCAAGGTGCAACACCAATTACATGATCAGCAAAGAGCCATCCAGTCATTTCTTTGGCACATATGGAAGTGGACAGGGCATCACAGGTGAGCTCGCAGATTTTAATAGGACTGAGCAGTACTCATCGAACAGCATTAAGGAAGACCAGCGGTCTGTCTCGCATCATGACGTCAAGAAGGTCAGTGAGAACAAGAACCCTTCAGCCTTCAACCCACCCTCCTCCAGAACATCATCGGCCACAGCACTTAGTGCAAGCAGCCATGAGCCCTCAGTCAAAGCCTCCAACACTCCCAGCTCTCCCAGCTCTCCCAGgttcttaaaaaaaaagattatttcGCTTCTCAACAAGCCAGAGAAGGAGACCAAGACATGTGGCGGGTCACCTGAAGATGAGGGGAGGAAACTGGGCAAAAAGAAGGGCAGCACAACAAGCTCGGTGAGCAGCCAACAAAAAGGAAATGGAGGACTTTTCATAAGAGAAAACCACTTCCTGGGTGACGGGGGCACGTCCTCAGCACCCCGCTTCAGCACCGAGGAGCTCTCTCAGGACTGCATGCCTTCCGGAGCTTCCACAAACCGGCAGGTGGCACCAGCCTCGAGACCAACCCAGGTCCTCGATGCCCGCCAGAGAGATCAGAAAGTGGACAGGAGACTGTACAGCCGATTCGAGCCGTTCTGCTCGTTTGAGAAGAAGGCAGAGAAGGGCTCATCAGGTGCCGCACACCTTCACGGCCTGGAGGCACGGAAGAGCTTGCCAAGTCAGAACTCTAGGGGGCTCTTTACAAGTGAACATAGCACCACATCAAGGAATCAGGTGCCAGGTCACCATGAAAATAAGTTTGGCAGATTCATACAGCGGGTGGGAAACTTTattcacaaaaataaataaagaaaagcaGTAGATGGGGTTGGGTTGTAACATTATGCAAATGGTATCAAATTGTTTTACGGTTCAATTGCATCAGTTACTGGTATAAGATATTGAGAAAAATCAGGGAAAACTCTGGGGTCTATTCAGAAAGGACATAATCTATCTTCTCCCTTTACAGACTGCAGGTGGATGTAATACACTGCAATGTGCAATATGTCTGTTACATGTCCATGACGACAATGCATTGttcaaacatttctacatagctAGTTTTAACAGTTACCGTCATTACTTTttgaaatacataaaatattttttggcTTGTTTATCCTTGTTTGAATGCTCATGGCAACAAAAACATCATGGAAGAAAATCCGCGTCAGATCCAGATGTTAGAAGTTAATGTTTTGGATGTATAATGGCATCGGCCTCTGTTATCtcccagggggtgaaaggtgaGAATGTCCAACCAGTTATTCATCCAGATAAATAACTTTGTAAAGAAAACAAATAGTACGTACATTTTACAATAAATTATTAGACATTGATATGAAGGACACCagccacattttcaaatatAACTTGTTCACGTAGCAGAGATGCTGCAGTACTTCGCATTTTCCCTTCGCTTCCTAAGGACAGGAACGCAAGGCAGTTTGCACATTCCTCCCCTGCTGTCCTGGGGCTTTCCTTCCACGGTCTGAAACGCGCCCAGTTTAATAGGAGATTGCAAATTCAGTGCATCTCCTGCGATGGTGTGTGTCCCATCGTGGCCTTTTCCCTGTCTTGTGCTTGTGGCCTCTGGAATGGACTCTGGACTCCtgtaaccctgaataggacaagcggttacacaTAATGGATGTTGAAATGCCATTTTCATCTGATAAACTATCCCCCGGTAAAATGGCCGATGTAGAGTGGAGACAAAACAGCAGAAGGCTGGACTGCTCTGCTGCCTTTTTATCCTCCTCCTTGACAGCAGGTGATAGTAAGATCACAGACATGCTTACAAATCCCTCCCACCGTAAGAACCCCTCCCACACCAGGCCAAGCTGGACACCAGTACTACAGCTTTTCATGCTAATGTAGCATTTTGGCTTCTCTGAGCATTTTTATATGCTGGAAAGCAGCATTTTGCTGGGAAAAGGTGAAACATTAATGGGGGTTTTTCAGTGATTGACCGCAGACTGACAACTGGTTACAGACACTGTGAACTTATAAGTGCCAATTACTGTCCAATTTGTTCTACTCATTAGAAATATTCACAGGCACGTTTAGTGAAAAGATGAGTATTTCATTATTGTAGTTCAGCGGTGGCCAATCTGACccgcaaagggctggtgtgtatgcaggtcttTGGGGTAACCGATAGGTCAGCTTTACAGACCCAAGTGTAAGgattcctcagccaatcagtcctataattagtaatctaattaggaagttgcagcgaaaacctgctcACACAACAACCCTctctggataagactggccacccctgtttTAACTGCCTAGCAGACGTTAATCCTAAGCATGCCGCTATCCTGCAAAACTGCTGTGTAGGTCTATGAAGCAGCTCTGGCCTGAACCTAGTAATCACTTATTTTCAGAAAGTAGACACCTATTTACAAACATGAATGTAATCTTAAGCAGATATGTTTACCGCCTGCACTTTCTGTGCAGCACTCTTGTTCTCAGATGATGTCGCTGCTGCTGATTGAAGCCCCGCCTGCCCCTGAATCTCACATATACCCCATTACAGCAGACTTGTACCTATACTTTAGTACATCTCACTggttatatatattttctggAGCTTTTTCTGAAGGCCATCTTTGTTACCGTTTCTGTTAGGTCATCAGCATTCTCAGAATTAAAAGCTCTTAGCTGATTTGGCAGGTGCTCAAGGACGTAACTTTGCTTTGAACATTAGGGGACATTGAGTTCTCCACCATGTTTGTTGGGGAGGTTAAATTAACCGGTTTACCTGTAATTTACTCCCATGcatgtgctgctgctgctcgtAATGAGGGAACAGGTGGCAGGAAGTGAGCACAAGGCAGTGGAAGCTGATGCCTCGGAATGGCGACGGGCCTGAAAGCTGATACAAAGGACTCCGAAGCCACATTTGCTCGTATATCCCAGGATTCAAACCTGTAATGCAATTATAAAGGCTGCAAtaatcaacccccccccacccccagagcaGCAGAACACAAATTCTGTCAATTGATTTATATTAAAAGCATTTCAGTAGTAAAGGGCTGCCAACTTCACAAGAAAAGAAGCAAAGCAATGAAATTTTAAAGGTTGTGTGATTTTTCTCACTGGCTCCTTTGCACCCTGCAATCAAACGGCGCCCTAGGCGATCGCCTACGTGGCCTGTAGGGTGGGTCGGGCCCCACCCAGGCAGCAGTTAACAGTGCCTGCTGGTGCTGAGTGCAGTATGCAGTTACTGGTTTTATAATGCCCGCTGGTGCTGGAACAGCTGCCAGTGTCTATAGACAGTGGCTGCATTATGCAGTACAGAACTGACCTTGGCTTTCCACCAGTGAATGGGCTGTGGCGTTCCACCCTCCAATATGGCTAAGAGAACAGTGAGTAGAACATTATATTCACGAACACCCAGCCAaacctgttctacgtaccactGGGCACAAGGGtataactttgggttgagcattGGGGAGGGGAGTCCAAGGGATTGTATTGGCTGGTCCTGATTCTTCTGGGGGGGGCTCAAAAACTTCATGCCTTTTATTGGGGAATTTTATTATCTGTTTTGGACGCATGAAATGAGAACATATTTTACTTGAAAGGTAAATATTAATACATGTATGGGAAGATCTGTGAATGGTTCCAAAGATGGAAAATGCTGCCCTTCAAGTTTCAGTTAAACGACATCACAACATCTCTTGTGCTACGAGTTAAATGCCAAACAATTCATTAAAGGGCTATTTATGAGAATGCGTGTCGCATATTAAAATGCTACGTAACAGTAACAAAGCTGTCAATACAGGTCAGATTAGGTCTGTAAATACTCTGGAAAGCTCAGGAGCGTCCGTCAGTGCTGGCCTGACGAGTTGATCGCGCGAC from Brienomyrus brachyistius isolate T26 chromosome 3, BBRACH_0.4, whole genome shotgun sequence encodes the following:
- the fam83b gene encoding protein FAM83B is translated as MIESQLSSLTSEIKPDDFIRPHYKETYRLAIDALVSGGQEAYRELLKGERVGEFLSEDELLFIVENVERPAASDQEEDPGPSVESTPSSGTYWPIHSDLDTPNLDLGWPDVREKIQTNINLLFHPPRPNCPTIKEAVRKHIQEARHVIAIVMDIFTDVDIFKEVVDASSRGVAVYILLDERHVKTFLRMTEKQDVHIQRLRNIRVRTVKGQEYLCRSGAKFYGAMGEKFLLVDCQTVVYGSYSFMWSYEKINLSMVQVITGQLVESYDEEFRMLYARSLVPSAFAPPEAVMLEGKPDGGKPLVSYGAKHGQPFERRDQLRHTLDTVYMKACGSQARLKNAADDLDQELHDKGLFNHHAPNGHMIHQRIAQLQATDHNNFLKRHSYAGERNETSHIPNHLNYGVSQWNVTRDCGQFGITGRNDYLSRALENPLQSRLNPGNYIRGNNIRQSYHGHDKQMLSMQQNMPSLERTSKSFLRTWRIESYLSNEEPSIKDPSDYLDYEGLDGKPNPYMHSRLRSSLVFKSTIPEQPESNSYTTNSQSSGLHGEQPGPLPNTSFHPSRILTTMGNRAMPNDFIMKRRSIQILDDSRHNMYNGSNNPNFSSLGRGKVGMTVTNPELFQEERYKRYSLADPRCNTNYMISKEPSSHFFGTYGSGQGITGELADFNRTEQYSSNSIKEDQRSVSHHDVKKVSENKNPSAFNPPSSRTSSATALSASSHEPSVKASNTPSSPSSPRFLKKKIISLLNKPEKETKTCGGSPEDEGRKLGKKKGSTTSSVSSQQKGNGGLFIRENHFLGDGGTSSAPRFSTEELSQDCMPSGASTNRQVAPASRPTQVLDARQRDQKVDRRLYSRFEPFCSFEKKAEKGSSGAAHLHGLEARKSLPSQNSRGLFTSEHSTTSRNQVPGHHENKFGRFIQRVGNFIHKNK